The Psychrobacter sp. 28M-43 genome segment CGCAGGCCCGGGTGATCCAGAGCTGTTGACATTTAAAGCCTTGCGTCTAATGCAGCAAGCAGATGTGGTGTTTTACGATGCACTGGTCTCACCGCAGGTGTTGGACTTATGCCGCCGTGACGCTGATAAAGTATTTGTCGGTAAAAAACGCAGCAATCATACAGTTGCGCAACTAGGCATCAATGAGCTACTTGTCAACCATGCCAAACAAGGCCGCCGTGTGGTGCGTTTAAAAGGTGGCGATCCGTTTATCTTTGGACGTGGCGGTGAAGAGATCGAAAGCCTGCGGGCACATAATGTGCCTTATCAAGTCGTACCAGGTATCACCGCTGCCAATGCCGCTGCTAGCTATGCAGGCATTCCTTTAACTCACCGTGACCATTCACAGTCAGTGCGTTTTGTGACTGGGTTTTTGAAAGCTGGTGCACCCAACAGTAACTTTAAAAGCTTCTTAAATACTGATGAGACAGTCGTATTTTACATGGGTCTGCACTCGCTGGCACGTTTGACTGAAGGCTTGGTTGACGCTGGTCGTAGTAGCGAAACGCCCATTGCTATCGTCTCTAATGCGAGTATGCCCAATCAGCAGGTATTGACAGGTACGCTTGCAACGATTGTTGCCAAACAAGAACAAGCACAATTGCCAACGCCTGCCCTCCTAATTATGGGCGACGTGGTCAGCTTGCATCATGATTTGGCTTGGTATAATTTACAAAATCAGCAGCACAGTCAAAATAGCGATGATATAGCTAAAAATTGGTTGCGTGAAGGGTCGAGAGGTAAAGCAGTAAAACAACCGATAGACCAACAAGCGCACGCCCTATCGATGGTCGCCAATCTTGCGACGCAGCAAGGAGATGGTCTGGAGCAATTGATTGTTGACTAGCGATTACTACTGACCTGCAAAACGATGAGTCTTGAATAAGAAGAAAACCCTACCAGTATATTATTGGTAGGGTTTTCTTTTGGCAACAGCGCAAAACGCAACGATTCTTGCTAGAATGAAGACTTTCTACTGCTCATACTTATAGTCTACTTATGCCCATATCTGATGCTAGCTTGCCTTCTTCTTTAACCACGCAAATGAAACCTTTGACCATATTGCATACCTCAGACTGGCACTTGGGGCGACGTCTGTATGGGCGTCTTCGCTATGAAGAGTTTGAGTTATTCCTGCATTGGCTACAAGACACCATCAGCGCGCAAAAAATAGATATATTGATCGTCGCGGGTGATATCTTCGATACCATGACCCCAAGCAATAAAGCCCAAGCGCTGTATTATGAATTTTTGGGTAAGGTCTCGCGCTCCTGCTGTCAGCATGTGGTTATTGTCGCAGGCAATCACGACTCACCAACATTTTTGGACGCACCAAGCAACGTGCTTAAGTTTTTGAACGTACATGTGGTTGGTACTGCTTGTGATGACTTGGACGACGAAGTATTGGTCTTGGGTGATGACGATAACAACCCCCATTGTATTATTGCCGCTGTGCCCTATCTGCGCGATCGGGATGTGCGTAGCAGTAGCGCTGGCGAGTCCGCAGATAGCAAAGACGCCAATGTTATCACTGGTATTTGCGCGCATTATGACAATGTTGCAGCCATTGCGAAGGCTAAGCAAGCCGACTTAATCAAAACGCATCAGCGATATATTCCTATCGTCGCCACAGGGCATCTATTCGCGTCTGGTGGTAAAACAACCGAAGATGATGGTGTACGCGAGCTATATGTCGGCTCACTAGGTAAAATCTCCGCCGATATGTTCAATGATGGCTTCGATTATGTGGCACTTGGCCATTTGCACGTACCGCAGCGCGTTGGCGGTCGTGAGAGTATTCGCTATTCAGGCTCACCCATCGCGATGGGTTTTGGAGAGGCCAAACAGCAAAAGCAAGTATTGCTGGTACAGTTTGGTGCCGCAGAGCATTTTAATAATGGCATCTCAGAGTTGAATGATGCACCTGATAGTATTACTCCTCATGCTATCCGTACAGCTGCTGACATTGAAGTCGCCCAAGTTAAAAAATCAGTAGATAAATTAGCAGAAAAAACCGCTAAAGAAGTGTCTAGTCAGGAACTGCCTTTCATGGATGACTTGTTTGGCTTTGATAAGCCATTAGAAGATGAGGAAGTTAAAAAATCTACTGCCATAGAAAATACTCCTGTTCATCCTGAGCAATATAAAAGCATTCGAGAAACTTCTGCTGACGCCGTGACTAGCAATAAAATCCTACATCGCGATGACGCTAATCAGATGCAAGTAGTGTCCCTGCCCATCCCAAAGTTCCAACAATTGGCGCAAATATCTGGTGACCTAACCACGATTGATCAAACCATTAGAGCGCTTACGCAATCGGACTCTATTTGGCTAGAGATTGTCTATACAGGCGATGAGATTGTCAGTGATTTGCGTGAGCAAGTGCAAGCAATGGTAGAAGGGTTGCCATGTGAAGTGCTTAAGATAAAAAACACTCGTACTTATAACAAAGTGCTTAATCAGCAGCAAACCTCAGAGAACTTGCAGGATTTAAATGAGATGGAGGTTTTTGAGCGCTGCTTGACGATAAATGATGTGGCTGATTCTCAAAAAGACTCATTGCGCGATGCCTATGGTCAGATACTTTATAACTTACGTCATGAAGACAAACAGGCAGAATAATAAAAGCGACATATCATGACCACACTTCCTTATCTTTCTCAGTTTTTCGCAGCTGCGGCTATTACTAATATTAAGACTTATCCATGCGCCTAATCGAACTCAGACTAAAAAACCTCAACTCCCTAAAAGGCGAATGGCATATTGATTTTGCTGATACTGCCTTTACCAATGAAGGCATCTTTGCGATCACAGGACAGACTGGTGCTGGCAAGACCACCATATTGGATGCTATTTGCTTAGCGTTATATGGTGAGACGCCAAGGATTAATAGTATCAGCAAAAGCAGCAATGAGGTGATGACGAGGCAGACGGCAGAGTGTTTCGCTGAAGTAGTGATTGACTTAAATGGCGAGCAATATCGCTGCCGCTGGGGACAGCGCCGTGCTTACAATAAAGCAGATGGCAATCTGCAAGATGCGACTCATGAAATTGCTAAGATAAACATTGATGACTCGTCAAAAGAGGATGAGCTGTTAGAAAGCACCTCAAAACATACCAAAAATAAGATCATTGAACTGACTCGGATGGATTTTCAGCAGTTCACTCGCTCTATATTGCTGGCTCAGGGCAGTTTTTCAGCATTTCTAAAGGCAAAGGCTGATGAACGCGCAGATATTTTAGAGAAAATTACGGGCACTGATATTTACGCGACTATCTCAACACAGGTTCATGATAAGAAACGTACCGAGGAAGAAATTCTCAGTAAGCTGCAATACGGTTTAGATGGTTTGATGCTCTTAAATACCGATGAAGAAAATCAGTTAAAAGCTGACTTGCAGTCATATCAAAGTGCTCAAAGTGAACAGCAGAAAACCATTCAAAATTTGTCCGAAAAGATAAAGTGGCTAGATAGCGTGACAGAGTCAAAAGAAAAACTGAATACTTATCAAAATGATCTAGATCAGGCTCAGCAGGCTCAGCAAGACTTTATCCCTAGTGCCAAACGCTTAATCGCTGCTAATAAAGCGTTGGAGATTGACAGTCAGTTCAGCCAACTTGTGCATAGTCGCGATAATTTAAAACGCTTGCAAGAAGAACAGCAGCAGATCAGCAGCATCCTACCGCAAAAACAAGACGACCTAGAGCAAGCAACCATACATCTAGAAACAGCAAAAACTCATGCGCAAGCTACCCATGAAACTTTGCAAACGGCTCTACCCAATATTGCGCAGGCGCGTAGACTAGATATAGACATTACGCAGAATAAGCATGTCCTAAAAGATATTGAGCAAAGACAGCAAACTCTAACGGGCAGCACTCAACATCTAAATAAAGAGATAGACAACCATAAACGACAGGCTGCACAAAATAAAACCCAACTCGCAAGTGTCGAAAGCTATCTTAATGACGCCCATGAATTAAACGATATCGATAGTGACATAGCGAACTTCAAAAGTCATTGCGGCCGACTAAAAGCCCTATTGCAAGAGAATACCGCCCTATCAGATGATAAAACAAGCCAGCAGCAACAGATCCACCAGTATCGCGCCAATCTTGACGTCTTAAATCAACAGAAAAAGACAAAAGACACCACCATGTTGTCTATACAGGATAAATTAGCCGCTTTACAACAAGAGCAAGCAGCATTAACCCAAGTGCAGTCATTGGCTGATATGCGAGATGAGCAAGAGCAGATTGATGATATCAACCGTCAACTTGACCAAGTGAGCGTTAAGACAAACCAGCTTGATGAGCTTAGTGTACAAGTAGAGAAAATAGTTGCGACCTTGCCAGTAATGAGTAACGACCTCAAGAAGCTGGCAGGCTTAATCGCTGATAATGAATCGGCGCTCGGCGCTGCCAAAGACAAGCGTCAAGACAAACAAACCCAGCTGCATTTACTACAAAAAGTCGCTAAATTAGAAGACTATATCGCTGACCTAAAAGATGGCCATCCCTGCCCGCTTTGTGGGTCGCTAGAGCATCCTTATAGTGCAGACCATCCGCACTTAGCGCAAGAAACGGAAGCAACGCAAACTCAGCGGCAAATAGCAGAGCTGGATACGACTATATCCAATTTAGAAGATACTCTCTCTAAACATCGTATTAATCAAGCAACTGTACGACAGCAGTTTGCGCAAGCGGAAGAGCAACAAGGCCTGCTAAATCACCAAATACAAAAGTTAAAGACAGATATCGACCAGTTAATCAGTTCAGTACTAAATAAAAGCTATTCTCAATTTGTTGCTGAAACATTAAAACCGTTGATGCAGATTGAGACGCATGTAGATGCGCTATCATTATTAGACAGTAGCAAAATCGAGCTAGGTAAGCGTAGGGAGTCTCTTAAAAATACGTTAACTCAATATGAAACGCTTAGCGAGTCGCTCTCTACGATGCGTAATGGCATCGAAGCGTTAGACAAAGAGCAGCGTGAGCTAACCAGCACTATTAACGAGATTGAGAGCAATAGTGAAAAAACAACATGGGCTATAGAAAACTTAGACAAAAAGTATCATGATAATTTTTCTGAATTGACCGTGCTCAAAACCGATATATTAGCTCTGTTAAATAAATATTCCGCTGACAAACATCAGTCAGATGCAAAAACGGCGATACGTTCTTCACTGCAATCATTACAACCGCTGATAACCAGCATTGAAAACCAAACCGTACTAAGCAGTTTTGACGCTCAGGCGCATATCAATACTCTGCGCCAATGTCACAGTGCCCTTTTACAAATCAAGAAACAGTTTAACGACTATAGAGAGGATCAACAAAACCTAAAAACATCACTCGGTCGATTAGAAACACAAATCGAGACCAAGCAGTCTCAGCTCGACAAAGAAGAAAATGAGCTTGTTAAACTAGTTCAACTCGTGGCAGAAAGAACTGAGGCGATTGAGAAATTACAAACAGATAGAAAGTATGTTTTTGCTAATAAAGATCCTGAAGCAGAAGAAAAGCGTTTACGCGATGTCTTAGATCAGGCTAAAACCACGCAGACCTCTACGCAAAGACAGCTAGACAATGCTAAGCACATACTTAGTCAATTGCTTGATAAGCAACGTCAGGTGACTGAGCAAGTGACTACTGTAAGGATTACACTTAGCAGCCAAGAAGATACCTTTAAGTCAGCGCTTGCCGCCTCTGATTTCGCTAATGAAATAGATTTTACTAATGCACGCCTGCCCATAGATGAGCGTAATGCACTTAGACAGCAACAACAGCATATCGATTATGCGCTAAAACAAGCGCAGTCTTTATTGGAAGAAACCAAAAAAGCACTTGAAGCTAAGCAAGCCAATCCGCTGACAGTAGACGATAGAGAAACGCTTGCCCAACAGCAATCACAAGCCCAAGATGAGTCTAATAAAAGAATTGAATCGATTGGTGCCATCAGTCAGCGACTAAAAGACAATGAGGACAAAAAAAATACCCAACAGGCACAGATTGATGCCATCAATACTCAAAAGGATAAGCTTCAAGTGTGGCAACAGCTGCACAAATTGATTGGCTCGTCCGATGGCAAGAAGTACCGCACCTTTGCTCAAGGACTTACTTTTGACCTTATGGTCACTCAAGCCAATACGCAACTGCAAAAAATGAGCGATCGCTACTTGCTGGCTCGTGATGATAATAGTCCACTTGAGCTAAATGTGATTGATAACTATCAAGGTGGTGAAATTCGCAGTACTAAAAACCTCTCAGGCGGCGAAGGTTTTATCATTAGCCTAGCGTTAGCATTAGGACTCTCACAGATGGCCAGTCAAAATATTCGGGTAGATTCGCTATTTTTGGATGAAGGATTTGGTACATTGGATGAGGAATCCTTAGACATTGCGCTTGATACGCTGACCAATTTACAGCAAGAAGGTAAATTAATCGGGGTGATATCCCATGTTCAGGCCCTAAAAGATCGCATTTTAACCCAAATCAAGGTCGAAAAGCTCTCGGGCGGATTTAGTCGAATCAGTGGTCAAGGATGTCATAAGATTGTCAGTGAAAAAGCATCATAAGTTAGGTTAATCACTTTACTACTTAATACTTTTAATTAAACCATTTCTTTTAGACAATAAAAAACCACCGAACATTAAGAACGGTGGTTTTTTTGTGCGACAGTTTGGGAGTGATATTACTTCATTACTTAGTAACTAAACCACTAAGCTCACTCATCAATACTGACAACGTTGAAAGACCGATTTGACCTTCTTCATCATTGCTATGAAGCTCATCTAACTTATTCATCTCTGTGGTGACTGCTGCAAGCTGATCGACGTGTCTTGCTCTCCATTCACTAAATGCTTGCTTAGCATCTGGTTTTGAGAGTACCGCATCCATCAATAGACGCAAGCTGCGTGACAGCTCGTTCACTAACGCATGGCGAGCACGGCGATCCCAATAATCTTGCTGTGGTAGGCTGGCAATATTTTCCATCATCCAGTCTAACTGCAACACTTGGTAGGCTTCAAAGTATAAAGTTGCAATCTCATCAACAGGACGCTCATATTGCTCAGCAAGCAATGCAGCATCAAGCGCATCGACATGGTACGGTAGCATTGCAAATAGCGTAGCGTCATTATCAGACAGCTCTTTTTGCATCAAGCGCTTGGTATCTTCTTGCAGATATTGAGCAAATTGCTGCTCGATAAAACCACTTGGCTTGGTCAGTTTTTCTACGCTTTCACTGAAACGGCTAATCATATCAGCGACTTGCAAGTTTTGACCGAAGGCATTGATGAACCAGACAACACCGCGCTCAAGTGAATCACGTAGACGTAGCTCAAGGTTCAGCAGTAACGTCGCCTCAACTTGATTGTCTAGGGCTTCAAGTGCTTTCCAAGCGCGCGATACGTTGAATACATCACGGCTAATCGCATAACCACGTACGATAGTGGCTAGTGATTGATCGGTTTCCTCAAAGAGACGGAATAGCGCTTCAATACCTAAACGGTTGACCACACTGTTGGTCAAGTAAGTACTGATAATCTCGCGATGCAAACGGTGCTCAGTCATCTCATCAAAGAAGCGTGACGCAAGTTCATCTGGGAAGTACTTACGTAGCTCATTGATAAAGTACGGATCATCTGGTAAATCAGACAATAATAGATTGTCATAAACCCACATCTTGCCATAAGCCAAGACCACTGCTAGCTCAGGGTTGGTCAGACCAGTATCCGCTTTTTGACGCTTCGCAATCTCTTCATCTGATGGCAGATACTCAATCGCACGATCCAGACGCCCTTCACTCTCTAGCATTTGAATAAAGCGCTGATGATCACTCAGATTGGCTGCTGCACGGATATGGCTCAGCTCAATCGCTTGTGGTTGCAAGTAGTTTTGACGTAATACCAATTCTGCTACGGTGTCAGTCATACTCTCCAGCAGCTCATTACGTTGCTTCAGCGTCATATCGCCTTGCTCAACTACTTTACCAAGTAGGATTTTGATATTGACTTCATGGTCCGAGCAGTTAACACCGCCTGAGTTGTCGATTGCATCTGTATAGATACGTCCGCCCGTTTGAGCGTACTCGATACGACCTTGCTGAGTTAGACCTAAGTTACCCCCTTCACCAACAACGGCTGCACGTAGCTCATTACCATCGATACGTAGCGAATCATTCGCACGGTCGCCCACGTCAGCATGCGTTTCGTTTGCACTTTTGACATAAGTACCGATACCACCATTCCAAATAAGATCGACAGGTGCACGTAGTAACGCACTGATCAAATCATTCGGTGCAAGGCTGTCTTCACTGATATCAAATAGCGACTTCATCTCAGGACTGATAGCGATGGTTTTGTCTTGGCGCGAGAATATACCACCACCTTGACTGATTAATGATGCTTCATAATCTGCCCATGAGGAGCGTGGTAGCTCAAACAAGCGTGCACGCTCAGCGTACGAGGCCGCCGTATCTGGATTAGGATCAATAAAGATATGCAAATGGTTAAAGGCAGCAACTAGCTTAGTATGCGTTGATAGCAGCATGCCATTACCGAATACATCCCCACTCATGTCACCAATACCGACAACGGTGAAGTCATCACGGTTTTGGATGTCCATACCGCGCATACGGAAGTGACGTTTGACCGACTCCCAACCACCGCGCGCTGTGATACCCATTGCTTTATGGTCATAACCTACTGAGCCACCTGATGCAAAGGCATCATCTAACCAGAAGTTGTACTCTGCTGCTAGCGCATTGGCTATGTCAGAGAAAGTAGCTGTACCTTTGTCTGCTGCGACAACCAAGTACGGGTCGTCCTCATCATGGCGTACCGTGTTGGCTGGCGGGACGATGTTGCCATCTACAATATTGTCTGTGACATCAAGCATGCCGCGTAAGAATGTCTGATAGCAAGCGATACCTTCTGCTTGGAACGCCTCACGACCATCAGCCATGCTCTTGGTTTTTACAATAAATCCGCCTTTAGAGCCTACAGGGACGATTACTGCGTTTTTGACCATCTGTGCTTTGACAAGGCCAAGTACTTCGGTACGGAAATCTTCCATACGATCTGACCAGCGCAGACCACCACGAGCGACTTTGCCGCCACGTAAATGTACCGCTTCGACGCGCGGTGAATACACAAATATCTCAAACATTGGCTTTGGTTTAGGCAAGTTTGGAATGTCTGCTGCCAAGAACTTAAATGACAGACGATCTTTGCGCTGACCATCGCTATCGACTTGATAGAAGTTGGTACGTACCATCGCATTGATCAAATCTAAGTACCAGCGCAAGATACGATCTTCATCCAGGCTATCAACATCTGCTAACGCCGCTGTGATTTGCTCTTGAATGGTAGCAGCCTTTTCTTGACGTTCTTCTTCGCTATACTTAGGATTCATACGTGCGTCAAACAAACTACCTAACGCGACACTGATATCACTGTTTTTGACCACAGTTTGCTGAATATAAGCACTAGAGAATGGCGCACGTGCTTGCAGCATATAGCGAGACAATGCACGCAATACGACGACATCATAAGTATCGAGCTTGGTCGTTAGTACCAATTCGTTAAATGAATCGCTTTCAACACGACCTGCCCAGATTTGTTTGAGGCTGTCTTCGAACTGACCACGCACGACTTGCATATTGACCGTATCGACATGCTCTAGGGTCAACTCATACTCTTGCATCCAGATAGGTTGCTCTGGCAAGTCAAACTCATAAGTCTGTGCTGAGATAACTGACACACCAAAGTTTTCAAGTATTGGTAGTACTTTTGACAAGATAACCGGCTGCTCGCGACCGTATAACTTTAGGTGGAGCTGGTTACGTGCATCGCCTGTCGACTGGTATAAGTGCCAAAGCATCGGTTGCTCTGCGGTTAGACCCGCCAAACGCTTTGTATCTTCGACTGCGGTACGAGCATCAAAACGCTCTTGGTAGGCAGCAGGGATATAGTTTAAGAAGCGACGATTTAAAGCATTGGCTTGTTGCTCGCCTACATTATCGAGTAGCATTTTTTGATAATTATCATCCCATGACTGCATGAGTGCTGATAATTTGGCTTCAAGTGTGGCGATATTGACGTCATTTACTTGACCAGGCACGGTACGTACGTGGACATGCACACGAGCATGCGCAGATTCATTGAACTCAGTAGTAAACCCTGAGGACATACCGTTATAGGCGTCTTTTAGGACGTTTTGTACTTTAATGCGTAGTTCGGTATTGAACTTATCACGTGGGATATAGACCAAGCACGAAACAAAACGCTGATAATGGTCAATACGGCTAAATAGACGTAAGCTTTTCTTGTCTTGTAGTTGAGTAATACCCGAAACAATTGGGTATAGCTCTTCGACGCTGGCTTGGAACAAATCATCACGCGGTAAGGTATTAATCACATGCATCATCTTATGATGAGCATGACCGTCACGTGGCAAATCTGCCATCGCCATAATTTTATTGGCTTTTTCGCGCAATAGCGGTATTTGCTGTACAGTCAGCTGATAGGCTTGTGACGTAAGCAAACCGATAAAGCGGTATTCACCAATTAGGTTGCCGTTATCATCGAACTTATGAATGCCCAAAAAGTCCATATATACTGAACGATGCACAGGTGATACACGGCTTGATTTAGACAGCATCAACATGCGCGGCTCAGTCAATAATTGCTTTAAACCTCTAGGCAATTGGCTAAAGCTTTCTGATAGCTTGTCTTTCTCAGAACCACGTAATAGACCAAGGCCACTGTTACCAATCGCAAATAAATCCAAATCAGTCGGCTCAGAAGTCACTTCGATAGACTGACCACCTTCCAAGCGGTATTCACGATACCCTAAGAATATGAAGTGATCGTCTAAGATCCAATCTAAAAATGCTTGGATTTCTTGTTGTGAGTAGAATACTTCTGGTAGCGGCTTAGTCGAAAGCTCAGTTTTGATATCATTCAATTGCGCACGCATCTGTTTCCAGTCGCCAACGACCGTATCAAGCGTGTCAATTTTTGACATCAGCATTTTTTGCAGTGCTTCCAAGTCTTCGTTGTCTTGGTAAGCAATTTCGCAATGAATCAATGACATATGTGAAGTGGCACTTTCATGTGCGCCTTCGATATGAGTAATATCACCATTGTCATCACGCTCAACACTGATAATGATGTTGTAAGTACGATGAACATCGATACCTTCAGCTTCCAGGCTCATCAAAATCGTATCAACTAAGAATGGTCTATCATAAGCTGCGATTTGAATGACAGTGTGCGAGCTGTGAAAGTGCTGCTCTTCTGCTGCTGGGTTTAGTACTGTCAGCTGCGGCTTGCTACCGTCGTAAGCTTTGAGTAGTGTAAAGTGATGTAGCGCCATGCCCGCCAAGTCAGCATTACTAATCGCCTCTGCAGCTTCTTGATGCAGCGGCTGATAATAGCTATGAATAAAATGATCAAATAGCGATTTGTCTTTTTGTACATAACTGGTAGCAATATCGCTTATCTGGCTAATGCGCTCTTTTGCGATACTGAGGGAGTTTGGCATTTCCTGCGTCCTTTTTTTATAGATTTGGTTCAACATTTATTTATTTAAGTTTATCGATTTAGATTGACTACTGTTACTGCATATTCATCATTGGTGCAACGGTGCAGTATTTCCATTCACGCGACTTATTTTATTTTTATAACAGTTAGAAATTTTCTCCTTTTTTGCTCTTATTTTTTATTAATATGTAGCCATCAGAATTTAATACTACCAATATAGTGAAGTGTAACGCACATAAGGCGCGAGCTAAAGTGTACAACATCATTTCATGAATCAGCGATGTGTCGATAACCTTTACTAATGAGACAATGCGGTTTTGGACATCGATATGGATGATTCGGTGCTGGCAGGCGGATACTCATGGTAATTGAAGGCGTTTTTTTGTTAGAATATGCCAACATATTTAAGAGCGTACGACTCGCTCACTATTAACTTTAATGCTAAGGGCAAAAGGTATGATGAATATTTTGGTGGTTGGCTCAGGTGGTCGCGAACACGCATTGGCATGGCAATGTGCAAAAGATGACAATGTAAAAAATGTCTACATCGCTCCTGGTAATGCTGGCACCGCCCTTGAGCCTAAATGCCAAAACGTTACGCTAGAGTCTACCGACGCTGACGCAGGCGAGCATAGTGCTGTTATCGCGTTTTGTCAAAATAATGATATCGACATGGTGATTGTTGGTCCAGAAGCACCTTTGGTTACGGGTCTTGTTGATGCTTGTCGTGAAGCAGGTATCAAAGCATGGGGCCCTACAGCGTACTGTGCACAGTTAGAAGGCTCAAAAACTTTTGCTAAAGAGTTCATGGAGCAAAACAACATTCCAACCGCTGCTTATCAAGGTTTTACCAACGCAGTCGCTGCAAAAGCCTATGTCGATGAGCAAGGCGCGCCTATCGTTATCAAAGCAGATGGTCTCGCTGCAGGTAAAGGTGTTATCGTCGCTGAAACGATCGAACAAGCACATGAAGCTATCGACGATATGCTAGCGGACAATAAGT includes the following:
- a CDS encoding AAA family ATPase, which produces MRLIELRLKNLNSLKGEWHIDFADTAFTNEGIFAITGQTGAGKTTILDAICLALYGETPRINSISKSSNEVMTRQTAECFAEVVIDLNGEQYRCRWGQRRAYNKADGNLQDATHEIAKINIDDSSKEDELLESTSKHTKNKIIELTRMDFQQFTRSILLAQGSFSAFLKAKADERADILEKITGTDIYATISTQVHDKKRTEEEILSKLQYGLDGLMLLNTDEENQLKADLQSYQSAQSEQQKTIQNLSEKIKWLDSVTESKEKLNTYQNDLDQAQQAQQDFIPSAKRLIAANKALEIDSQFSQLVHSRDNLKRLQEEQQQISSILPQKQDDLEQATIHLETAKTHAQATHETLQTALPNIAQARRLDIDITQNKHVLKDIEQRQQTLTGSTQHLNKEIDNHKRQAAQNKTQLASVESYLNDAHELNDIDSDIANFKSHCGRLKALLQENTALSDDKTSQQQQIHQYRANLDVLNQQKKTKDTTMLSIQDKLAALQQEQAALTQVQSLADMRDEQEQIDDINRQLDQVSVKTNQLDELSVQVEKIVATLPVMSNDLKKLAGLIADNESALGAAKDKRQDKQTQLHLLQKVAKLEDYIADLKDGHPCPLCGSLEHPYSADHPHLAQETEATQTQRQIAELDTTISNLEDTLSKHRINQATVRQQFAQAEEQQGLLNHQIQKLKTDIDQLISSVLNKSYSQFVAETLKPLMQIETHVDALSLLDSSKIELGKRRESLKNTLTQYETLSESLSTMRNGIEALDKEQRELTSTINEIESNSEKTTWAIENLDKKYHDNFSELTVLKTDILALLNKYSADKHQSDAKTAIRSSLQSLQPLITSIENQTVLSSFDAQAHINTLRQCHSALLQIKKQFNDYREDQQNLKTSLGRLETQIETKQSQLDKEENELVKLVQLVAERTEAIEKLQTDRKYVFANKDPEAEEKRLRDVLDQAKTTQTSTQRQLDNAKHILSQLLDKQRQVTEQVTTVRITLSSQEDTFKSALAASDFANEIDFTNARLPIDERNALRQQQQHIDYALKQAQSLLEETKKALEAKQANPLTVDDRETLAQQQSQAQDESNKRIESIGAISQRLKDNEDKKNTQQAQIDAINTQKDKLQVWQQLHKLIGSSDGKKYRTFAQGLTFDLMVTQANTQLQKMSDRYLLARDDNSPLELNVIDNYQGGEIRSTKNLSGGEGFIISLALALGLSQMASQNIRVDSLFLDEGFGTLDEESLDIALDTLTNLQQEGKLIGVISHVQALKDRILTQIKVEKLSGGFSRISGQGCHKIVSEKAS
- the cysG gene encoding siroheme synthase CysG, which gives rise to MNTFPLFFKLEDRKVLIVGGGEVALRKADLLSRAGACITILAPDISHELQALLTDSKHEFIYENYNKTYMSGARVIIAATDDETLNHQIHADATELNIPVNVVDTPHLCDFIFPAIIDRNPIVIGISSNGKAPVLARLLRARLETLIPQGYGKLAKLAGEFRSEVKAKIPTLTGRRQFWERAFEGQVSQLMFAGNETEATAQLKADLDSTAAAISKKSDDANSVRESDAIKNVASNESEKNLPAIGEVYIVGAGPGDPELLTFKALRLMQQADVVFYDALVSPQVLDLCRRDADKVFVGKKRSNHTVAQLGINELLVNHAKQGRRVVRLKGGDPFIFGRGGEEIESLRAHNVPYQVVPGITAANAAASYAGIPLTHRDHSQSVRFVTGFLKAGAPNSNFKSFLNTDETVVFYMGLHSLARLTEGLVDAGRSSETPIAIVSNASMPNQQVLTGTLATIVAKQEQAQLPTPALLIMGDVVSLHHDLAWYNLQNQQHSQNSDDIAKNWLREGSRGKAVKQPIDQQAHALSMVANLATQQGDGLEQLIVD
- a CDS encoding exonuclease SbcCD subunit D C-terminal domain-containing protein, translating into MPISDASLPSSLTTQMKPLTILHTSDWHLGRRLYGRLRYEEFELFLHWLQDTISAQKIDILIVAGDIFDTMTPSNKAQALYYEFLGKVSRSCCQHVVIVAGNHDSPTFLDAPSNVLKFLNVHVVGTACDDLDDEVLVLGDDDNNPHCIIAAVPYLRDRDVRSSSAGESADSKDANVITGICAHYDNVAAIAKAKQADLIKTHQRYIPIVATGHLFASGGKTTEDDGVRELYVGSLGKISADMFNDGFDYVALGHLHVPQRVGGRESIRYSGSPIAMGFGEAKQQKQVLLVQFGAAEHFNNGISELNDAPDSITPHAIRTAADIEVAQVKKSVDKLAEKTAKEVSSQELPFMDDLFGFDKPLEDEEVKKSTAIENTPVHPEQYKSIRETSADAVTSNKILHRDDANQMQVVSLPIPKFQQLAQISGDLTTIDQTIRALTQSDSIWLEIVYTGDEIVSDLREQVQAMVEGLPCEVLKIKNTRTYNKVLNQQQTSENLQDLNEMEVFERCLTINDVADSQKDSLRDAYGQILYNLRHEDKQAE